TTATAACGGCTTAAATCAATAGCGTGATTACTATCAAAAGCAACCTGACCATTTTCTTTGCCATTAAAAATAACACTTCTCGCATCTTCTTGAATATTTCTATCGATACTGCGTAAATAAACAGCTTTATTTTCAATAATACTACTCGTCATAACACTTGATGAATCAGAGTCAGTTATAGTCATTTTCCAAGGAGTTTTCATTACATTTTCAAAAAGAGTAATATTTTGTAAGTTTTTTAAAGATATGGTATTAGTCACAGGTAAGTTATCTGACAATCTATTTTCATCACCATAGCTTAGGCCAAAACCATAAGGTAGTAAGGGTTGATAGTCTTTATCAAAGCGATTAACACTGGTTTGCTCTGCTGCAGCGGGCCAAGAATATGAAAGTCGGCCGGTAAAATCATAGTTAATATCACCATTAGTTTTTGTAAATAAAACATCAGCAACGGCACCCCCTTCAGAGCCAGGTAACCATAGTGCAACAAAGGCGTCAGAGGCGTTGAGCTCGCCATTAATCCACATTGGTCGACCGCTAATAAAGAGTGAAATAACCGGAATATTTTTCCCTTTAAGCTTATTTAAAAGGGCTAAATCTTGTTTCACACCTTGTTGGAATTCTAGATTTTCAATATCACCAACACCTTCTGCATAAGGTTCTTCCCCGAAAACGACAATTGCCACATCAGGCTTTGTATCAAAACTGCCGTCAGCACTGAGGGATACTTCGCCCCCGGCTTCAATAACTTTTTGTTCGATACCGGAATAAATAGAACTGCCACCAGGAAAATCTTTATTGACGTTATTAGTGCCCTGCCAAGTAATTGTCCAGCCACCCGATTGCTTGCCAATATTATCAGCGCCATCACCTGTAACAAGAATATGTTGGTTTGCAGATAACGGTAAGATATTACCTTTATTTTTAAGTAAAACTAACGACTCTCTTACTGCTTGCTTGGCAATCTCTCTATGTTTAACAGCACCAATTAACTCTGTTTTTCCTGATAATAATCTATTAGCAGGGCTTGGTTTATTAAATAAACCGGCTCTAAATTTCACGCGTAAAATTCTACTAACAGCGTCATCAATACGGGCTTGAGCTATCTTTCCGTTTTTTACTTGTGCAATAATATTGTTATAAAGTGGTTTCCAAGCATTTGTTGGTACCATCAAAATATCTAAACCCGCATTAACGGCTTGCGGACAACTTTCATTTGAGCAGCCTTTAACTTGCCCATGACCGTTCCAATCACCAACGACAAAACCATCAAAGCCCATTTTACCTTTTAGCACATCGGTTAATAAATATTTATTGCCATGGATTTTTTTACCATGCCAGCTATTAAAAGAAGCCATCACTGATTGAGCGCCAGCACTTAAACCGCCAACATAACCTTGAGCATGAATATTAAATAACATTTGCTCTGATGAAATATTATTTCCTTGGTCATCACCGTCTTCAGTTCCACCATCACCAATAAAGTGTTTTACCGTGCTAATAACACGTTTATCCCCAAGAAAGTCTTTATTAGCTACTCCTTGTAACCCTTTTACGATTGCCGAGGAATAAGCTTTAACAATCTCGGGATCTTCAGAGTATCCCTCATAGGTTCTCCCCCAGCGATCATCACGAACAACAGCAACCGTTGGCGCAAAAACCCAATCAATACCAGTAACCATTACTTCAGTTGCTGTAATTTTAGCTATTTTTTCAATAAGATCAGGGTTATTTGCTGCTCCTAAACCAATATTATGAGGAAACAAAGTAGCCCCCATAACATTATTATGTCCATGAACAGCATCTGTTCCCCACATTGTCGGAATACTACTACCATCCAAACTATCATCGACCGATGCTTGATACATATCTTCTGCTAACTTAACCCAGTCATTAGGCGTTGCATGCTTATCATTATTGGGAAAGCCACCGCCACCATTTAAGTAAGAGCCAAAGCCATACTTACGCATATCTTCAACGGTAATATCACGTATTTCTGGTTGGAGCATTTGTGCTACTTTTTGCTCAAGTGACATTGAAGCGAGTAGTAAACCGACTTTTTCTTCAATTACTATATTAGGCTTTACAGCTATATCCAACGCTGGCCAAATATCAATATCCGATACTGTTTCTAACTGTAATGAAGACTCTAAAGCTCTCTTTCTTTATGTATAGTTGAGTGCAATTGTTCCTTTATTTTCATTACAACCAACTAGCATCGATATTACTACCAAACCAAGCACAGTTATTTTAGCTATTTGTTGTGTTATTAATTTTTTCATAGTGCTTATCTCATTTAAATTATGAATATTCTAGTTACGGTCTATAGGAATAATTTATTGATCAGTTATTCCTTGATTTTGCTGCCTGACATTCCATAATAAGCAATAAATAAATAACAAATGATAGGTAATAGAAATGAAGGCTGTACACCGATATTATCAGCTAAAATCCCTTGAAATAGCGGGATTATTGCACCACCAACAATAGCTAAACATAAAATACCTGAGCCCTGACTGGTATGCTTCCCTAACCCTTGAATAGCTAAACTAAAAATAGTTGGGAACATAATTGAATTGCATAGTCCTACTAATAAAATAGCAACCATGGCAAGCGTACTAGTTGCAACAACGGCTACTATAATTAACAAAACAGCACAGATCGCATTGAAAACTAACGCTTTACCTGCTGCAATTCTTTGCATTACCGCCGCACCAATAAAACGTCCCACCATTGCGCCTCCCCAATAGTACGCAATATACTTTGCAGCTTCAGACTCTTCTAATCCGGCAATTGTTGGATCGGCGAAAAAACTAACCAAAAAGCTACCAATTGAAACTTCAGCCCCCACATAAACAAAAATACCTATAGCGCCTAAAACCAAATGGCGATATTGCCAAGCACTGCCTTCATTCTCGGTAACATTTATTTGCTGTTCATCCTCAACTAACGATAAGTCAGGTAGTTTTAACCAGGTAAAAATAGCAGCCAATGTTAACAGCATAGCCGCTAAAAAAACGTAAGGCATTTGAACAGATTCAGCAGAAGCTTGTGGAGATAAAGCCTCTGCCGCTTGATTCAATATTAAGAATGCCCCAAAAAAAGGTGCTACTGTAGTTCCCAAAGCATTAAAAGCTTGAGTCATAGTCAATCGAGAGGATGCCGTTTTAGCTTCACCTAGCATACTGACATAAGGGTTAGCCGATACTTGTAATAATGTAATACCACTAGCGAGTATAAATAAGGCCATTAAAAAAATAGGATAACTGTGCATAGCAGCCGCAGGATAAAAGCATAAACAGCCAATAGCAGCGATCACTAACCCAACAACAATGCCCTTTTGATAACCTAGCCTTTTAACGATTGCTCCTGCGGGTAAAGAAACAAGAAAGTAGGCCCCAAAAAAGCAAAACTGTATCAACATTGCTTGGCTATAGGTTAATGAAAAAACACCTTTTAGATGAGGTATTAAAATATCATTTAAACATGTAATAAAACCCCACATAAAAAAGAGCGATGTAAGAGATGTTAAAGCAAAACGATAATCTGGCTCCTGTTGCGAGTTTATATTTGCCTTTAAACCTGGTGAGCTTGATAGTATTGTCATAATTTCCTCTCGTAAATTTTTCTTATAAGTATTATCACTAAATAACTTAGGATTAGATCCAAACGGCACTTAGCGGTGTTTACGCATATCAATATTTCAAAACGATACTTTCAATATCAAGCTGTTAAAAACAAATAAACAGAATAATAAATAAAGTGGTTGACCTAGGTTACAGAAACCACTAACCTTAAATGTAAGCGCTTTCATTTGTTAATTAGAAACGATTTAAACTATTTTATCAAGTGTTTTAACAGCGTATTTCGTTAAGGGTGAAGACTAGTTACCCGAATAAACTTTACTATGTAGGTACAATTTAAAATGACAGCTAAACTCTCTCTTCCCCTTAATTCAGCGATGCTGACAAAAGATTTTATCTATGGTGTGGCGACAGCTTCATTTCAAATAGAAGGTGGTGCAGATAATCGATTACCCTGCATCTGGGATACTTTTTGTAATACACCCAATAAAGTTATTGATGGCTCTAACGGCTTAATAGCATGTGATCATTTCAATTTATGGCAACAAGACATTGCGTTAATTGAATCATTGGGCGTTGACGCTTATCGCTTATCTATTTCTTGGCCAAGAGTTATTACAAAGTCAGGAGAATTAAACCCAGAGGGCGTTAATTATTATCTAACGATCCTTGATGCCTTAAAAGCTAAAAACATCAAAGCTTTTGTAACGCTATATCACTGGGATCTACCACAACATTTAGAAGATGAAGGTGGTTGGTTAAATAGAGAAACCGCTTATAAATTTAGAGATTATGCAGATTTAATCAGCCAAGCTTTTGGTGATCGTGTTTACTCTTATGCAACCCTTAATGAACCTTTTTGTAGCTCATTTTTGGGATATGAAATTGGTGTCCATGCGCCAGGTAAAGTAGGTAAAGAGTTTGGTAGAAAAGCCGCGCATCATTTATTACTTGCTCATGGTTTAGCCATGGCAGTGTTAGCAAAAAACAGCCCTCGTTCGAAAAATGGCATCGTTCTTAACTTTACCCCTTGCTACCCAGAATCTGACACGGAAGCGGATAAAAAGGCAGCTGAATTTGCAGACGATTATTTTAATCAATGGTATATTAAACCGATATACGATGGTGAATATCCAAGCATATTAGCGCAATTACCTACTGAGCATCAGCCAGATATTAAAGACGGTGATATGGCTCTTATTTCTCATCCTACAGACTTTTTAGGCGTTAATTTTTATACACGCGCTATTTACCGTACTGATGAAAAAGAGCATTTTGTTCAGATAGATCCTCCAGCGCCTAGGACAGATATTGGCTGGGAAATATACCCAAAAGCCTTAAGTGAATTATTAGTTTTATTAAATGAAAAATATACCTTACCACCTATTTATATTACTGAAAATGGCGCAGCTATTGATGACAAAATAGTTGAAGGCGTAATCAAGGATACTGATCGGATAGAATATTATCAGCTTCACTTAAATGCTATTAATGACGCGATAGAGCATGGTGTAGATATAAAAGGATATTTTGCTTGGAGCTTAATGGACAACTTTGAATGGGCTGAAGGCTACTTAAAACGCTTTGGTATTGTTTATGTTGATTACGATAGCCAAGTAAGAACAATTAAAAACAGTGGACTGGCATATAAAGCATTAATATCAAATAGATAAAATAAAGGTTTTCGCTAGTTTCCTCAATATTACATTGTAATAACTAGCTTAACTAAATAATAAAA
The sequence above is a segment of the Colwellia sp. 20A7 genome. Coding sequences within it:
- a CDS encoding glycoside hydrolase family 3 protein, translated to MDIAVKPNIVIEEKVGLLLASMSLEQKVAQMLQPEIRDITVEDMRKYGFGSYLNGGGGFPNNDKHATPNDWVKLAEDMYQASVDDSLDGSSIPTMWGTDAVHGHNNVMGATLFPHNIGLGAANNPDLIEKIAKITATEVMVTGIDWVFAPTVAVVRDDRWGRTYEGYSEDPEIVKAYSSAIVKGLQGVANKDFLGDKRVISTVKHFIGDGGTEDGDDQGNNISSEQMLFNIHAQGYVGGLSAGAQSVMASFNSWHGKKIHGNKYLLTDVLKGKMGFDGFVVGDWNGHGQVKGCSNESCPQAVNAGLDILMVPTNAWKPLYNNIIAQVKNGKIAQARIDDAVSRILRVKFRAGLFNKPSPANRLLSGKTELIGAVKHREIAKQAVRESLVLLKNKGNILPLSANQHILVTGDGADNIGKQSGGWTITWQGTNNVNKDFPGGSSIYSGIEQKVIEAGGEVSLSADGSFDTKPDVAIVVFGEEPYAEGVGDIENLEFQQGVKQDLALLNKLKGKNIPVISLFISGRPMWINGELNASDAFVALWLPGSEGGAVADVLFTKTNGDINYDFTGRLSYSWPAAAEQTSVNRFDKDYQPLLPYGFGLSYGDENRLSDNLPVTNTISLKNLQNITLFENVMKTPWKMTITDSDSSSVMTSSIIENKAVYLRSIDRNIQEDARSVIFNGKENGQVAFDSNHAIDLSRYKKSDLVLEVTVRLPEGFKPSINKPVYLSMGCGDDCRGKVNITQALLALKVKQWSTLNIGLQCFEKNGTNLTKVTQPFALSTASKLTIDFMNVVIKKKGIEAVNISCD
- a CDS encoding GH1 family beta-glucosidase, which codes for MTAKLSLPLNSAMLTKDFIYGVATASFQIEGGADNRLPCIWDTFCNTPNKVIDGSNGLIACDHFNLWQQDIALIESLGVDAYRLSISWPRVITKSGELNPEGVNYYLTILDALKAKNIKAFVTLYHWDLPQHLEDEGGWLNRETAYKFRDYADLISQAFGDRVYSYATLNEPFCSSFLGYEIGVHAPGKVGKEFGRKAAHHLLLAHGLAMAVLAKNSPRSKNGIVLNFTPCYPESDTEADKKAAEFADDYFNQWYIKPIYDGEYPSILAQLPTEHQPDIKDGDMALISHPTDFLGVNFYTRAIYRTDEKEHFVQIDPPAPRTDIGWEIYPKALSELLVLLNEKYTLPPIYITENGAAIDDKIVEGVIKDTDRIEYYQLHLNAINDAIEHGVDIKGYFAWSLMDNFEWAEGYLKRFGIVYVDYDSQVRTIKNSGLAYKALISNR
- a CDS encoding sugar MFS transporter, with the protein product MTILSSSPGLKANINSQQEPDYRFALTSLTSLFFMWGFITCLNDILIPHLKGVFSLTYSQAMLIQFCFFGAYFLVSLPAGAIVKRLGYQKGIVVGLVIAAIGCLCFYPAAAMHSYPIFLMALFILASGITLLQVSANPYVSMLGEAKTASSRLTMTQAFNALGTTVAPFFGAFLILNQAAEALSPQASAESVQMPYVFLAAMLLTLAAIFTWLKLPDLSLVEDEQQINVTENEGSAWQYRHLVLGAIGIFVYVGAEVSIGSFLVSFFADPTIAGLEESEAAKYIAYYWGGAMVGRFIGAAVMQRIAAGKALVFNAICAVLLIIVAVVATSTLAMVAILLVGLCNSIMFPTIFSLAIQGLGKHTSQGSGILCLAIVGGAIIPLFQGILADNIGVQPSFLLPIICYLFIAYYGMSGSKIKE